ACCCTTCATTGCTAAATTAGAGAAGAGGCCTGTCCAGGCTTCGAAAGTGACTTCTGGCGTTGCTAAAAAATAGCCAATAATAAAAATCGCGTATGCGGTAATTACTAGTGCCGTGGTACGTAAAGATACGAAATCTTGTACACCATCACGTTTAAGAGTTGCTTGATTTAAGACCATATCCACACCCCTGCCAATACGGCAAATACAACGCCAAGTGCCATTGCAATTTTAGCGCTAAGGTTACCTGATTCAAGTTCTTCCCAGTGGCCCATATCCATAATGATGTGACGGATACCACCAATAAGGTGATAACCCAATACAGAAAGTGTGCCCCAAGCTATGAATTTGGCAATGAATCCGCTAAACAGACCCTTGACGAATTCAAAACCTTCAGCTGAAGAAAGAGACTCAGACCAAGCCCAAATGACAAACGTTAAAGCAAAAAATAATGCAACACCGGTGACGCGGTGAAAAATTGATGCTTTAGCCGTTGCCGGCATAGATATAGTTGTTAGATCTAGATTTACAGGTCTTTGCTTTTTCACAGTTACTTGCCCATCTTGCCCACAGTGGAGCTCATCTACTTGTTTTTCTAAAACCCACCAAAATTTCTGGTGGAACTATCAAAGTAAACGTGTCAATACAGCAAAAGTTCACAAAACTGCAAAAATTACGCTGTAAAAATATGTTTACCTAAATACAAAGCGGTTTGAAACCTCCGATAGTATATATACCCAAAGGTTGTTTTACAATTCTTGTTTAGTTAGAGACGTTTGCGAATTAGCCAATAGTATAATATTTAATTAATACCGAATATTTATTATACATATATGCATAATGTTTATAAAAATTGACTTTATACCCCTCTTTCACGTTAAAATGCGAAGATGTGCTTAAAACAAGATTTCAGAACTTTAAAATCTAAAAATCAGAATAGATATCTTAATAGGAGATACATAGATGGCAGATAAAAAAGCCACAGTCCAAATTGATGGGCTAGATCCAATCGAACTTCCAATTTATCAAGGCACTGCTGGCCAAGATGTAATCGACGTACGTACGCTCGGTTCACATGGTCACTTTACTTATGACCCAGGTTTCATGTCGACTGGTTCTTGTGAATCTGCAATCACCTACATTGATGGTGGTAAAGGTGTATTACTTCACCGCGGTTACCCAATTGAGCAATTAGCTGAAGACTCTAACTACATCGAGCTTTGTTACTTACTATTAAATGGTGAGTTACCAACTAAAGAGCAATACGATTCGTTTGCAAAAGAAATCACGCATAACACTATGCTTGACGAAAAAATTGCTAACTTTTTCCAAGGTTTCCGTTTCGACGCTCACCCAATGGCAATGCTATGTGGCGTAGTAGGTGCATTATCTTCTTTCTACCATGAAGATCTTGATATCACTGATGCAAACCAACGTAAAACAAGCGCTGTTAAGCTTGTTGCTAAGCTTCCAACAATTGCTGCGATGGCTTACAAGACAAACATTGGTCAACCGTTTGTATATCCACGCAACGATTTAAGCTATGCAGAAAACTTCCTACATATGATGTTCTCTGTACCTGCTGAAGAATATAAAGTTAACCCAGTGACTGCTAAAGCAATGGATAAAATCTTCATGCTTCATGCAGATCATGAACAAAACGCTTCTACGTCTACAGTACGTTTAGCTGGTTCATCTGGCGCTAACCCATATGCATGTATCGCTGCGGGTATTGCATCTCTTTGGGGCCCTGCTCACGGCGGTGCAAACGAAGCATGTTTAAACATGTTAGAAGAGATTGGTTCAGTTGACCGTATTGATGAATACGTAGCAAAAGCGAAAGACAAAGCTGACCCATTCCGCCTTATGGGCTTTGGTCACCGCGTTTACAAAAACTTCGACCCACGCGCTACAGTAATGCGCCAAACGTGTCACGAAGTTTTAGAAGAGCTTAATATTCAAGATCCACTGCTAGATATTGCAATGAAACTTGAGCAAATTGCACTTGAAGACCCATACTTTGTTGAGAAGAAACTATACCCTAACGTAGATTTCTATTCAGGTATTATCTTAAAAGCGATTGGTATTCCAACAAGCATGTTCACTGTAATCTTTGCAATGGCACGTACTGTTGGTTGGATCACGCATTGGGATGAGATGCTATCTCAACCTGGTCATAAGATCAGCCGCCCACGTCAAATGTACACGGGTTACACTCAACGTGACTTCGTATCTACTGACAAGCGCTAATACGCATTTGTAAGTATTAAAAGGCCGCTTTTGCGGCCTTTTTTATTGCTCAAGCTTGTCAATTTAAATAAACACATTACAATTCCTGCCTAATTTTATAGATGTAGAATAGCCATGCCTGTTTTAGAGTTTGATATAAAAACAATACGTAAAGACTTCCCAACTTTAAACCAAAGCGTAAACGGTAACCCGCTCGTTTATTTAGACTCTGGTGCAACATCACAAAAGCCTCAAGCAGTTATAGATGCCACAACAAAGTTTTATAGCCAAAGCAACGCAAACGTTCACAGAGGGCGCCATGCGTTAAGTGAAGCTGCAACAGCGCAATATGAGCAAGCGCGTGAAAATATAGCTAATTACTTTCATGTTCAAGCAAATGAAATTGTATGGACAAAAGGCGCTACCGAAGCGCTAAATTTATTAGCATATGGCTTACAAAACCAATTAAATCAATCAGACACTATAATAATCACCCCTTTAGAGCATCATGCAAATATCGTCCCTTGGCAAGTTGTCGCACAAAACACTGGGGCTACGTTATCTGTATTGCCGCTGGAGAAAAACGGGTCATTTAATACTGACAACTGTGTTAAATACATAAAGCAAACTAAAGCTAAAGTGTTATGCATTAGCCAAGCATCAAATACATTAGGCAATATTACTGATTTAGCCCCTTTAATAAGCGCCGCAAAAGCAGTTGGCACATTAATTATTGTAGATGGTGCTCAGGGGGCTATGCATTTACGACCAAATTTAAAAGCATTAAATTGTGACTTTTACGTATTCTCTGCCCATAAAATGCTTGGCCCAACCGGTGTAGGCGGTTTGTATGGCCGTTATGAACTACTAAATACACTAACGCCCTATCAAACTGGGGGCGAAATGATTCAAACAGTTACCTTAGAAAAAAGTACATACCGCAGCGCCCCAGCAAAATTTGAAACAGGCACCCCTAATATTGCCGGTGTGATTGGTTTTGCTGCTGCTATTAATTATTTAAGCTCGTTAAATTTTGCGCAATTGCAGCAGCACGAACAAACTGTATTTAAGTATGCCGCTAACGAACTGAGTAAAATAGAGGGAATTACTATTTACAGTGACCTTAGTCATAACATTGGTACGTTAAGTTTTAATTATAAAAGCGAGCACCCTTATGATTTGGCAACTTTGCTTGACGGTTTTGGGGTTGCTGTTCGAAGTGGCCATCATTGTACACAGCCATTAATGGCTCATTTAGGCTTAAACGGAACCGTTCGCGCCAGCTTTGCCTTTTATAACACCGTGCAAGATGTTGATATTTTCATCAATTCACTTAAAGAATCGATTGCTCTATTAGACTAATTTAGGATAACTCATGACAAATACGTTTAATAACGTAGTAAAACCTATACAAGATGCCGGTGCATGGCAGCAAAAATACCGAGAAATAATGCTATTAGGTAAAACCCTACCCCCCCTTGCTGAGGTTCTTAAAACTGATGATGCGTTAGTACCGGGTTGCGAAAGTAAAGTATGGATGTTTGTAGATTTTGATAACAACGAAAATTGCTTAGTTGTTATTGGCGACTCTGATACACGCATAGTAAAAGGGTTACTTGCAATTATACTAGCGCTTTATAATGGCTTAACACCTGAGCAAGTAGTGAATACAAATGCATACGATGAGTTTGAAAAGCTAGGCTTAATTAAGCACCTTAGCGCTTCTCGCGGTAATGGGATAAAAGCCATGGTAGAAAGAATCCAAGCCATGGCCAGTGCTAAGCTCAATTAAAAATTATTGAGCTTGCTGTGTGCGTTGTTTTTTATCGAGGTATTTTCTAACGGCTTTTGCAGCGACAAAAAAACCAAAGCTACCAGTAATCATCGTTACTGAGCCAAAGCCATTATTACAATCCATATTCATTGTGCCATCTGCATTTTGTTTTGCATGGCACACACTGCCATCACTTCCAGGGTAAACAAGCTGCTCAGTAGAGTACACACAATCAATATTAAACTTACGCTTAGGATTATTACTAAAGTTATATTGCTTGCGCAAAATATAACGCACTTTAGCAAGAAGTGGATCTTGCGTTGTTTTTGCAACATCACCAAATGTTATTTGGCTCGGATCGGTTTGTCCACCAGCTCCACCGGTTGTAATAATCGGCAATTTATTGCGCTTACAGTGCGCTATAAGTGCTGCTTTTTCTTTAACAGCATCAATGCAATCAATTACATAATCAAAGCCTTGAATATGCTCTTTAATATTATCAAGGGTGATAAAATCATCTACAACTGATACTTCACACTCTGGGTTGATCAGCTCACAACGAGTTTTCATTGCATCTACTTTTGCTTGACCAATGCTGCCACTAAGCGCATGTATTTGCCTATTTACATTAGTTGCACAAATATCGTCTAAATCTATAAGTGTAATTTTACCTACACCTGTGCGCGCTAATGCCTCAGCAGTCCAGCTGCCCACTCCGCCAATGCCAACAACACAAAAGTGTGCTTGTTGAAGCCAATCAAATTGTTGATTGCCATATAATCGTTTAATACCGCCAAAACGGATATCAGTTACATTTTCGCTCATTTACCAATCCAGTTGCCATGGCGTTTGCCATGCTTGAAATTCTTGCTGATTTATTAATTGCTGGTATTCATCGCCATCATTAGGAAATAAACAACAATTTATTTGTTCACCCTGCCACACAAAGCTTAACGCATAGGCATGTAAGTATGTTCGTACGGCATTACTGCCACTATAGAGCGAGTCACCTAATATTGGTGCACCTAAACTTTTTAATGCCACACGCAGTTGGTGTGTTTTCCCCGAATAGGGTTTTAAAATATAAGCTCTAAAACCGGGTTTATAACTAAATGAATAAAAACGGGTAATTGCCGGGTTTTGTGAACTTGCTAAAAGCTTATACATACCACGGCGCGATTTAGCCATATCACCTTTTACCCAGCCTTGCTTTTTTTTAGGCTTGGTATCGCTAACGGCTAAATAAAACTTATTTATGGCATGCTCAGTAAAAAGAGCAGTAAATTTAGCGGCCGAGGCCTTGTTACGAGTTAGAATAATAAGGCCAGAAGTCACTTTATCAAGACGGTGAACAGCATATAATTTTTCGCCCGTTTGCTGCTCAGCCAATACAACAAAACCAGGGCCGTCTTCAGAATGAAAATTAAGCCCTGCTGGCTTTTCAAAAATATAAAAGTCGGCGTGGCTCATCACAATTTTTAAATTGTTATTACCCATACCTAAGCAGGATTGCCTTCAATATAAGCAATGACCTTGGCTAAATCTTCTGGGGTGTCTACACCTGCATGAGGTGTCACTTTTGCTTGCTCAATCTTAATCGCATAACCGTGGTATAAAACACGTAGTTGCTCTAATGATTCAAGCACCTCGAGCGGAGATACACTCAGTTCAATATACTGTTTAATAAACCCTGCGCGATACGCGTAAATACCTACATGGCGCTGAAATGGCGCTAATTCTAATGCTGCGTTTTCACTCATCATCGCATTTCGATCAAACGGAATGCTTGCACGTGAAAAATACAATGCATTTTTATTTATATCACTCACTACTTTAACCGCATTAGGGTTAAAAACCTCAGCCTGCTCTTCTATAGGTACGCTAAGCGTTGCCATAGGTGCTGTAGCATCATTTAAAAGCGCTGCAACTTGAGTTACATTTTCACTTGCAAGTAATGGTTCGTCACCTTGCACATTAACCACAATCGTATCACTATCAAGCGCTAATAAATCAACAACTTCAGCTAAACGCTCAGTGCCTGATTGGTGGTCTTCTCGTGTCATCAATACATCATTTGTAAATTTTTTAACGGCATCGAAAACTTTTTGGTGATCGGTTGCGATAACCACTTTGCTGGCACCCGATGCACATGCTTTCTCATAAACATGTTGAATCATAGGTTTACCA
The sequence above is drawn from the Pseudoalteromonas espejiana DSM 9414 genome and encodes:
- a CDS encoding TIGR01621 family pseudouridine synthase, with product MGNNNLKIVMSHADFYIFEKPAGLNFHSEDGPGFVVLAEQQTGEKLYAVHRLDKVTSGLIILTRNKASAAKFTALFTEHAINKFYLAVSDTKPKKKQGWVKGDMAKSRRGMYKLLASSQNPAITRFYSFSYKPGFRAYILKPYSGKTHQLRVALKSLGAPILGDSLYSGSNAVRTYLHAYALSFVWQGEQINCCLFPNDGDEYQQLINQQEFQAWQTPWQLDW
- a CDS encoding citrate synthase, translating into MADKKATVQIDGLDPIELPIYQGTAGQDVIDVRTLGSHGHFTYDPGFMSTGSCESAITYIDGGKGVLLHRGYPIEQLAEDSNYIELCYLLLNGELPTKEQYDSFAKEITHNTMLDEKIANFFQGFRFDAHPMAMLCGVVGALSSFYHEDLDITDANQRKTSAVKLVAKLPTIAAMAYKTNIGQPFVYPRNDLSYAENFLHMMFSVPAEEYKVNPVTAKAMDKIFMLHADHEQNASTSTVRLAGSSGANPYACIAAGIASLWGPAHGGANEACLNMLEEIGSVDRIDEYVAKAKDKADPFRLMGFGHRVYKNFDPRATVMRQTCHEVLEELNIQDPLLDIAMKLEQIALEDPYFVEKKLYPNVDFYSGIILKAIGIPTSMFTVIFAMARTVGWITHWDEMLSQPGHKISRPRQMYTGYTQRDFVSTDKR
- the sdhD gene encoding succinate dehydrogenase, hydrophobic membrane anchor protein, which encodes MVLNQATLKRDGVQDFVSLRTTALVITAYAIFIIGYFLATPEVTFEAWTGLFSNLAMKGFTLITLVCMMVHTRIGLWQVLTDYVKNAKLRAVLGFVLNLMAVAYVAIGLIVLWGV
- a CDS encoding aminotransferase class V-fold PLP-dependent enzyme produces the protein MPVLEFDIKTIRKDFPTLNQSVNGNPLVYLDSGATSQKPQAVIDATTKFYSQSNANVHRGRHALSEAATAQYEQARENIANYFHVQANEIVWTKGATEALNLLAYGLQNQLNQSDTIIITPLEHHANIVPWQVVAQNTGATLSVLPLEKNGSFNTDNCVKYIKQTKAKVLCISQASNTLGNITDLAPLISAAKAVGTLIIVDGAQGAMHLRPNLKALNCDFYVFSAHKMLGPTGVGGLYGRYELLNTLTPYQTGGEMIQTVTLEKSTYRSAPAKFETGTPNIAGVIGFAAAINYLSSLNFAQLQQHEQTVFKYAANELSKIEGITIYSDLSHNIGTLSFNYKSEHPYDLATLLDGFGVAVRSGHHCTQPLMAHLGLNGTVRASFAFYNTVQDVDIFINSLKESIALLD
- the kdsB gene encoding 3-deoxy-manno-octulosonate cytidylyltransferase; this translates as MEFVVIIPARYASTRLPGKPLADICGKPMIQHVYEKACASGASKVVIATDHQKVFDAVKKFTNDVLMTREDHQSGTERLAEVVDLLALDSDTIVVNVQGDEPLLASENVTQVAALLNDATAPMATLSVPIEEQAEVFNPNAVKVVSDINKNALYFSRASIPFDRNAMMSENAALELAPFQRHVGIYAYRAGFIKQYIELSVSPLEVLESLEQLRVLYHGYAIKIEQAKVTPHAGVDTPEDLAKVIAYIEGNPA
- the sdhC gene encoding succinate dehydrogenase, cytochrome b556 subunit, whose protein sequence is MKKQRPVNLDLTTISMPATAKASIFHRVTGVALFFALTFVIWAWSESLSSAEGFEFVKGLFSGFIAKFIAWGTLSVLGYHLIGGIRHIIMDMGHWEELESGNLSAKIAMALGVVFAVLAGVWIWS
- the tcdA gene encoding tRNA cyclic N6-threonylcarbamoyladenosine(37) synthase TcdA, producing MSENVTDIRFGGIKRLYGNQQFDWLQQAHFCVVGIGGVGSWTAEALARTGVGKITLIDLDDICATNVNRQIHALSGSIGQAKVDAMKTRCELINPECEVSVVDDFITLDNIKEHIQGFDYVIDCIDAVKEKAALIAHCKRNKLPIITTGGAGGQTDPSQITFGDVAKTTQDPLLAKVRYILRKQYNFSNNPKRKFNIDCVYSTEQLVYPGSDGSVCHAKQNADGTMNMDCNNGFGSVTMITGSFGFFVAAKAVRKYLDKKQRTQQAQ
- a CDS encoding SufE family protein, which encodes MTNTFNNVVKPIQDAGAWQQKYREIMLLGKTLPPLAEVLKTDDALVPGCESKVWMFVDFDNNENCLVVIGDSDTRIVKGLLAIILALYNGLTPEQVVNTNAYDEFEKLGLIKHLSASRGNGIKAMVERIQAMASAKLN